One Nostocoides sp. HKS02 genomic window carries:
- a CDS encoding LysR family transcriptional regulator, with amino-acid sequence MLKAFLAVAEAGSVSSAAEQLGYSQPGLSHRIQTLERELGCVLFRRRGNGMTLTREGQMLLPYARMTVAMMRDVNQAIAEFRDLRLAARNAQERNAQDRNSPDRNSPDRNEPRD; translated from the coding sequence TTGTTGAAGGCCTTCCTGGCGGTCGCCGAGGCAGGCTCGGTCTCCTCCGCGGCCGAGCAGCTCGGGTACTCCCAGCCCGGGCTGAGTCACCGGATCCAGACCCTCGAGCGCGAGCTCGGCTGCGTCCTGTTCCGTCGTCGCGGCAACGGCATGACGCTCACGCGCGAGGGGCAGATGCTGCTGCCTTATGCGCGGATGACCGTGGCCATGATGCGCGACGTCAACCAGGCCATCGCCGAGTTCCGCGACCTGCGACTGGCAGCACGCAACGCCCAGGAACGCAACGCCCAGGATCGCAACTCCCCGGACCGCAACTCCCCGGACCGCAACGAGCCCCGCGACTGA
- a CDS encoding NUDIX hydrolase, which produces MTELLARVEAVEFADGSVAHVELWLSERPLDDESVFAAMVVVSDAVGKFIAVYSPRRAEWGSPGGWREPGESVVGCALRELAEETGVQLRPSDLRAVGFERFEPVSSGRWPERGGSMQLFRATIAQEGTDLHASEPDAVAPAWVSPEQFAALSGSRFWWPLVAHAMQSG; this is translated from the coding sequence GTGACCGAACTGCTCGCCCGGGTCGAGGCGGTCGAGTTCGCCGACGGGTCGGTGGCTCACGTCGAGCTGTGGCTCTCTGAGCGGCCCCTCGACGACGAGTCGGTTTTCGCAGCGATGGTCGTCGTCAGCGACGCGGTGGGGAAGTTCATCGCGGTCTACAGCCCGCGGCGCGCGGAGTGGGGCTCGCCGGGGGGATGGCGCGAGCCCGGGGAGTCGGTGGTCGGGTGCGCCCTGCGCGAGCTGGCAGAGGAGACCGGGGTGCAGCTGCGGCCGAGCGACCTGAGGGCGGTGGGGTTCGAGAGGTTCGAGCCGGTCTCGAGTGGTCGATGGCCCGAGCGGGGCGGCAGCATGCAGCTCTTTCGGGCGACGATCGCCCAGGAGGGAACGGACCTGCACGCCTCGGAACCTGACGCGGTGGCTCCCGCCTGGGTCAGTCCCGAGCAGTTCGCCGCCTTGTCCGGTTCACGGTTCTGGTGGCCGCTGGTCGCCCATGCCATGCAGTCCGGGTGA
- a CDS encoding DUF4031 domain-containing protein: protein MTIWIDPPAWPAHGRLWSHLISDESYAELHDFAAAQGIPPRGFEGDHYDVPEERHAALVAAGARSVGGRELARILRDSGLRIQKRTRERVIRSVPDAPWLPPGSRVDVIASRHEAVPANTVVVRLALVRGENLLAVAGPDGGLDLPSRPVGDTGAADAVEELRHSILGASRDAAPQLLGYVRNTVPKAGPEYPWPTPQACFAVFVERDVLEEAVDGRWLDADGARAALSGRHWWPLLLDGDHR from the coding sequence GTGACGATCTGGATCGACCCCCCTGCGTGGCCGGCGCACGGCCGGTTGTGGTCGCACCTCATCAGCGACGAGTCGTATGCCGAGCTGCACGACTTCGCTGCGGCACAAGGGATTCCGCCTCGAGGCTTTGAGGGCGACCACTACGACGTGCCCGAGGAGCGCCATGCCGCGCTGGTGGCGGCGGGCGCCCGGTCGGTCGGGGGACGCGAGCTCGCCCGCATCCTTCGCGACAGCGGGCTACGGATCCAGAAGCGCACGCGAGAGCGGGTGATCCGCTCGGTGCCGGACGCGCCCTGGCTGCCGCCGGGCTCGAGGGTCGACGTGATCGCATCGCGCCACGAGGCCGTGCCCGCCAACACGGTCGTGGTGCGGCTCGCGTTGGTCCGCGGCGAGAACCTGCTGGCCGTGGCGGGACCTGACGGCGGCCTGGACCTGCCCTCGAGGCCGGTTGGAGACACCGGCGCGGCCGACGCGGTGGAGGAGCTGCGCCACTCGATCCTCGGTGCGTCCCGTGACGCCGCACCGCAGCTGCTCGGGTATGTCCGCAACACCGTGCCCAAGGCCGGTCCGGAGTATCCATGGCCGACTCCGCAGGCCTGCTTTGCGGTGTTCGTCGAACGAGATGTCCTCGAGGAGGCGGTGGACGGCAGGTGGCTGGACGCCGATGGTGCGCGAGCGGCGCTGTCGGGTCGGCACTGGTGGCCGCTGTTGCTCGACGGGGACCATCGGTGA
- a CDS encoding metal-dependent phosphohydrolase, giving the protein MAALVTWWTLDIAELAPGARPDAARAIGADLLRRLEEPHRRYHTTRHLVEVFWALEDLEQAGEITAAQGAITRLAGWFHDAVYDPRATGGENELLSAELASRDLAGLGVRPGDVAAVRALVLATQSHALTRGGPAAAFHDADLWILSAPPDRYAEYTAQVREEYAAVPDEAFRAGRAAILRPFLERTSIYATGTARERWEERARANVTDELDVLTAR; this is encoded by the coding sequence GTGGCCGCCCTCGTGACATGGTGGACCCTCGACATCGCCGAGCTGGCTCCCGGCGCGCGTCCGGATGCCGCCAGGGCCATCGGCGCCGACCTCCTGCGCCGGCTCGAAGAACCACACCGCCGGTACCACACGACCCGGCACCTGGTTGAGGTGTTCTGGGCGCTGGAGGACCTCGAACAGGCTGGCGAGATCACCGCGGCTCAGGGCGCCATCACCCGGCTGGCCGGCTGGTTCCACGATGCGGTCTACGACCCGCGCGCGACGGGCGGCGAGAACGAGCTGCTCAGCGCCGAGCTCGCCAGCCGCGACCTGGCCGGGCTGGGCGTGCGGCCCGGGGACGTGGCGGCCGTGCGCGCCCTGGTCCTGGCGACCCAGTCCCATGCCCTGACGCGCGGCGGCCCCGCCGCGGCGTTCCACGACGCCGACCTCTGGATCCTGTCGGCGCCCCCTGACCGGTACGCCGAGTACACCGCACAGGTGCGCGAGGAGTATGCCGCCGTGCCCGACGAGGCCTTTCGGGCCGGCCGTGCGGCGATCCTGCGACCGTTCCTGGAGCGCACCTCGATCTATGCAACGGGCACAGCGCGCGAACGGTGGGAAGAGCGGGCTCGAGCCAACGTCACCGACGAGCTGGACGTGCTCACCGCCCGATAA
- a CDS encoding ABC transporter permease — protein sequence MSAFAIILGVSFVSGSLIFTDTLGKAFSGIVDTVGDVVVRPQTARSDFDTSRTAATVPGSLVRSLATVPGAARADGNVSDPTTFVVSKSGKLIGGQGAPGLGISYNDAPTAAGDPPATIAQGRWPVRAGEVVLDVLTAERAAYRVGDTVTLATSGADPIVRATLVGTAQFKSGGLVGATLAFFDTRTAQQLFLGGKDAYSDAWVTAAPGTSQTDLAKAVQARLPRGFEAITGEAAAKESQNSINKALSFISTFLLIFAGIALFVGSFLIINTFSILVAQRSRELALFRALGATRRQVTRSVLFEAFVVGLVGSTLGLGLGFLLALGIKALFATFGLDLSGSPLVFQWPTAFWSYAVGLVVTMVAAYLPARRAGKMPPVAAMRDDVALPESALRWRLLVGGVLMAGGVVSAYLGSFTTIDNSAYYVGAGVFGLLLGVALTSPVIGRPVIALCGVVYRRVFAAVGVMAEQNAVRNPRRTAATASALMIGLTLVSMMSVFGASAKASVDKSIRDNFVADYVVSNAIGQPFSTKVTSEVAAVPGVRTATPLRSLSITIGQDRSFGAAIDPATFATAVPIEILSGSLADLGRNGLLLDDKEARKTHLSVGSTVQATVAGQKSTYRVAAVYRSMEAMQVPVLISLAAADAAGVPEQDSMAFVLREPGADTKAVQAGIEKVIADLPTVTLKDQNAFAAEQRKPIDQLLYMIYALLGLAVVIAVLGIVNTLALSVIERTREIGLLRAVGLSRRQLRTMLRLESVAIALLGAVLGVALGLGAGWALQRSLADDGIDVLAIPGAQLAVFVVLAGLVGVLAALWPGRRAARLDVLKAITTE from the coding sequence ATGAGCGCGTTCGCGATCATCCTCGGCGTGTCCTTCGTCTCCGGCTCGCTGATCTTCACCGACACCCTCGGCAAGGCGTTCAGCGGCATCGTCGACACCGTGGGTGACGTCGTCGTACGCCCCCAGACCGCACGCAGCGACTTCGACACGTCCCGCACCGCCGCCACCGTGCCCGGCTCCCTGGTGCGGTCGCTCGCGACGGTCCCGGGCGCAGCGCGCGCCGACGGCAACGTCTCCGACCCCACCACCTTCGTCGTGTCCAAGTCGGGCAAGCTGATCGGCGGCCAGGGCGCGCCCGGACTGGGGATCTCGTACAACGACGCGCCGACCGCCGCGGGTGACCCGCCCGCCACGATCGCCCAGGGCCGCTGGCCGGTGCGCGCCGGTGAGGTGGTGCTCGACGTGCTCACCGCCGAGCGGGCGGCATACCGGGTCGGGGACACGGTCACGCTCGCGACCAGCGGAGCCGACCCGATCGTGCGGGCCACCCTGGTCGGCACGGCCCAGTTCAAGTCCGGGGGACTGGTCGGCGCCACGCTCGCCTTCTTCGACACCCGCACCGCGCAGCAGTTGTTCCTGGGCGGCAAGGACGCCTACAGCGACGCGTGGGTGACGGCCGCACCGGGCACCAGCCAGACCGACCTCGCGAAGGCCGTCCAGGCGCGGCTGCCCCGGGGCTTCGAGGCGATTACCGGTGAGGCGGCAGCCAAGGAGTCGCAGAACAGCATCAACAAGGCGTTGTCGTTCATCAGCACCTTCCTGCTGATCTTCGCCGGGATCGCCCTGTTCGTCGGGTCTTTCCTGATCATCAACACGTTCTCGATCCTGGTGGCCCAGCGCAGCCGCGAGCTGGCGCTGTTCCGCGCCCTCGGGGCCACCCGGCGGCAGGTCACCCGGTCGGTGCTCTTCGAGGCGTTCGTCGTCGGCCTGGTGGGCTCGACGCTGGGCCTGGGTCTGGGGTTCCTGCTCGCGCTGGGGATCAAGGCGCTGTTCGCGACGTTCGGGCTGGACCTGAGCGGGTCACCGCTGGTCTTCCAGTGGCCGACGGCCTTCTGGTCGTATGCCGTGGGGCTGGTCGTGACGATGGTGGCGGCATACCTGCCTGCGCGCCGGGCCGGCAAGATGCCACCGGTGGCGGCCATGCGGGACGACGTCGCCCTACCGGAGTCGGCGCTGCGGTGGCGGCTGCTGGTGGGTGGGGTGCTGATGGCTGGCGGGGTGGTGAGCGCCTACCTGGGCTCGTTCACGACGATCGACAACTCGGCCTACTACGTCGGTGCCGGGGTGTTCGGTCTCCTGCTCGGCGTCGCCCTGACCAGCCCCGTGATCGGTCGGCCGGTGATCGCGCTGTGCGGGGTGGTCTACCGCAGGGTGTTCGCCGCGGTCGGTGTCATGGCCGAGCAGAACGCCGTGCGCAACCCACGACGGACTGCCGCCACCGCCTCAGCGCTGATGATCGGGCTGACCCTGGTGTCGATGATGTCCGTCTTCGGCGCATCGGCCAAGGCCAGCGTCGACAAGTCGATCAGGGACAACTTCGTCGCTGACTACGTCGTCTCGAACGCCATCGGTCAGCCGTTCTCGACGAAGGTCACCAGCGAGGTCGCGGCGGTGCCGGGAGTGCGCACCGCCACGCCGCTGCGGTCGTTGAGCATCACCATCGGCCAGGACCGCTCCTTCGGCGCGGCGATCGACCCCGCGACCTTCGCGACGGCAGTGCCGATCGAGATCCTGTCCGGATCACTCGCCGACCTGGGCAGGAACGGCCTGCTGCTCGACGACAAGGAGGCCCGCAAGACCCATCTGAGCGTCGGCTCGACCGTCCAGGCCACCGTGGCCGGCCAGAAGTCGACCTACCGCGTCGCGGCGGTGTACCGCTCGATGGAAGCGATGCAGGTGCCCGTGCTCATCTCGCTGGCCGCGGCTGACGCGGCCGGTGTGCCGGAGCAGGACAGCATGGCCTTCGTCCTGCGTGAGCCCGGCGCCGACACCAAGGCCGTGCAGGCCGGCATCGAGAAGGTCATCGCCGACCTGCCGACCGTCACCCTGAAGGACCAGAACGCCTTCGCCGCCGAACAACGCAAGCCGATCGACCAGTTGCTGTACATGATCTACGCGCTGCTCGGCCTGGCCGTCGTGATCGCGGTGCTGGGCATCGTGAACACCCTGGCCCTGTCGGTCATCGAGCGCACCCGCGAGATCGGACTGCTGCGCGCGGTCGGCCTGAGCCGGCGACAGTTGCGCACCATGCTCCGGCTGGAGTCCGTGGCGATCGCGCTGCTCGGAGCGGTGCTCGGGGTGGCCCTCGGCCTCGGCGCCGGCTGGGCGCTGCAACGCAGCCTGGCCGACGACGGGATCGACGTCCTCGCGATCCCGGGCGCGCAGCTCGCGGTCTTCGTGGTGCTCGCCGGTCTCGTCGGGGTGCTCGCCGCCTTGTGGCCAGGTCGGCGCGCAGCGCGTCTCGACGTGCTCAAGGCGATCACCACGGAGTAG
- a CDS encoding WXG100 family type VII secretion target, translating to MSAQFQVDTGRISAASADIARISGEIDSQVSAMLGRLQGLQDAWTGTASARFQTLVGEWQGTQRQVRASLDSIGSVLAAAGAHYAETEAQTLRMFS from the coding sequence ATGTCAGCGCAGTTCCAGGTCGACACCGGCCGCATCAGCGCCGCTTCCGCAGACATCGCCCGCATCTCCGGCGAGATCGACAGTCAGGTCTCGGCCATGCTCGGCCGGCTGCAGGGTCTTCAGGACGCGTGGACCGGCACCGCGTCGGCCCGTTTCCAGACCCTGGTGGGCGAGTGGCAGGGCACTCAACGCCAGGTGCGTGCCTCGCTCGACTCGATCGGCTCGGTCCTCGCGGCGGCCGGGGCGCACTACGCCGAGACCGAGGCCCAGACGCTGCGCATGTTCAGCTGA